From the genome of Colletotrichum higginsianum IMI 349063 chromosome 4, whole genome shotgun sequence, one region includes:
- a CDS encoding Memo-like protein, with amino-acid sequence MAPSRDTRQPGKQGEWYLGDAKKLREQLDGFLADVPDQIDGNALPVPGARVIIAPHAGYTYSGATAAWAYKALDLSKAKRVFLLGPSHTFYLADCAVTGYSNYGTPWGNLRVDRQVVDRLRDELDIPKIPTANDDREHSLEMHLPYLWVRLEQTFGASPDAFPPVVPILIGDNDEAGEKAVGKWLAEYLRDPDNAFIVSSDFCHWGRHFDYTVYSPDGTLDSLRKLRPVGPAPEGPPIHETIKLVDDLAIEAIGTGRHGSFYNNLKQTKNTVCGRHPIGVTMAALEELGGGHRFKFIQYQRSNLVTVPGDTSVSYVSAYAVV; translated from the exons ATGGCGCCGTCCAGAGACACCCGCCAGCCCGGCAAACAGGGGGAGTGGTACCTCGGTGACGCAAAGAAGCTCCGCGAACAGCTCGATggcttcctcgccgacgtcccCGACCAGATCGACGGCAACGCGCTCCCTGTCCCTGGCGCTCGTGTCATCATCGCCCC CCACGCGGGTTACACCTACTCGGGCGCCACGGCGGCGTGGGCATACAAGGCTCTCGATTTAAGCAAGGCGAAGCgtgtcttcctcctcgggcCCTCGCACACATTCTATCTCGCCGACTGCGCCGTCACGGGTTACTCCAACTACGGCACGCCGTGGGGCAACCTCCGCGTGGACCGGCAGGTCGTCGACCGCCTCCGCGACGAGCTTGACATTCCCAAGATCCCGaccgccaacgacgacagGGAGCACTCATTGGAGATGCACCTGCCCTACCTCTGGGTCCGCCTCGAACAGACCTTCGGCGCTTCGCCCGACGCCTTCCCGCCCGTCGTGCCGATTCTCATCGGTGAcaacgacgaggccggcgagaaggCCGTGGGGAAGTGGTTGGCCGAGTACCTCCGGGACCCGGACAACGCCTTCATCGTCAGCTCCGACTTCTGCCACTGGGGCCGGCACTTTGACTACACTGTGTACTCCCCGGATGGCACGCTCGACAGCCTGCGTAAGTTGCGGCCGGTGGGCCCCGCGCCCGAGGGGCCTCCGATCCACGAGACGATCAAGCTGGTGGACGACCTGGCGATCGAGGCCATTGGGACGGGCAGGCACGGCAGCTTCTACAACAACCTGAAGCAGACGAAGAATACGGTGTGCGGGCGGCACCCGATCGGGGTCACGATggcggcgctcgaggagctcggcggcgggcacCGGTTCAAGTTCATCCAGTACCAGCGCAGCAATCTGGTGACGGTGCCGGGCGACACGAGCGTGAGCTACGTCTCGGCGTACGCCGTGGTATGA
- a CDS encoding Orf21 protein — MAFKRKRSDSELFASFNSPAGSDSSIESFECPVSPSPVYPRAYVTPSHLPSRTMKRFRDNRPSENQIHQRTLNMLYSAQQQNHHKTNQLGDANLEPSSPSPAARNTQQSLHSFWNIKSAAPSLSAASAPPVDQATLCPVSCDDCGAGLGSSDGGAPDGMDVDDAYAYGAGFEADHACGACGRHVCSHCSITNLGEQRRCLRCAGRTAWGDGSRAGLSASSMRIC, encoded by the exons ATGGCCTTCAAACGCAAGCGTTCCGACTCGGAGCTCTTCGCCTCTTTTAACTCGCCCGCCGGCTCCGACTCGAGCATCGAGTCCTTCGAGTGCCCCGTCTCTCCGAGCCCCGTCTACCCGCGTGCCTACGTGACGCCCTCGCATCTGCCCAGCCGGACGATGAAGCGCTTCCGCGACAACAGACCGTCCGAGAACCAGATCCATC AACGTACCCTCAACATGCTGTACTCCGCCCAGCAGCAGAACCATCACAAGACCAACCAACTGGGCGATGCGAACCTCGAACcatcctccccttccccggCCGCGCGCAACACGCAGCAGTCCCTCCATAGCTTCTGGAACATCAAATCCGCCGCCCCCAGCCTCTCCGCAGCCTCGGCCCCGCCGGTAGACCAGGCGACGCTCTGCCCCGTCAGCTGCGACGACTGCGGCGCCGGGCTGGGCTCctcggacggcggcgcgccggACGGGATGGATGTTGACGATGCGTACGCCtacggcgccggcttcgaggCGGATCACGCCTGCGGCGCGTGCGGCAGGCACGTCTGCTCGCACTGCTCCATCACGAACctcggcgagcagcggcggtgTCTGCGGTGTGCCGGTCGGACAGCCTGGGGCGACGGGAGCCGCGCCGgcttgtcggcgtcgtcgatgcgCATCTGCTAG